One Paraburkholderia aromaticivorans genomic region harbors:
- a CDS encoding PhzF family phenazine biosynthesis protein, giving the protein MPAHTVRFKQVDVFTSVPFKGNPLAVVFDADALDANQMQAIARWTNLSETTFLLKPTDPAADYRVRIFSTRGEMPFAGHPTLGTAHALLESDYQPKQAGKLVQQCGVGLVELEALPGSDGAWGFAAPPARVTPLAEDRYAALSTALRSNAIDFSATPCAVDNGAPWLVVRVNSARECLALAPDATALADIVHSVGTHGLAVYGPHEAGGPATFEVRCLMAGGSFGVGEDPVTGSANAALAGLLSAQQLRPGTHYSARQGTALGRAGHVSVHYDDARSKTWIGGSSVTIVDGTFRLP; this is encoded by the coding sequence ATGCCTGCCCACACTGTCCGTTTCAAACAAGTCGACGTGTTCACGTCGGTGCCGTTCAAAGGCAATCCGCTTGCCGTCGTGTTCGATGCCGACGCACTCGATGCGAATCAGATGCAGGCCATCGCTCGCTGGACCAATCTGTCCGAAACGACTTTCCTGTTGAAGCCGACCGACCCCGCCGCCGACTATCGTGTGCGCATCTTCAGTACGCGTGGTGAAATGCCGTTCGCGGGTCATCCGACGCTCGGCACCGCGCACGCGCTGCTCGAAAGCGACTATCAGCCGAAGCAGGCCGGCAAGCTCGTGCAGCAATGCGGCGTGGGACTCGTCGAACTCGAGGCGCTGCCGGGATCGGACGGCGCGTGGGGCTTCGCCGCGCCGCCCGCGCGCGTCACGCCGCTTGCCGAGGATCGCTATGCGGCGCTGTCTACGGCTTTACGTAGCAACGCGATCGATTTCAGTGCGACACCCTGCGCGGTCGACAATGGTGCGCCGTGGCTCGTGGTGCGCGTCAATTCGGCGCGTGAATGCCTCGCGCTAGCACCCGATGCCACCGCGCTCGCCGACATCGTGCATTCGGTGGGTACGCATGGCCTCGCGGTCTACGGTCCGCACGAGGCCGGCGGCCCGGCCACCTTCGAGGTGCGCTGCCTGATGGCCGGCGGCAGTTTCGGCGTCGGTGAAGATCCGGTGACAGGCAGCGCCAATGCCGCGCTTGCAGGTCTTCTGAGCGCCCAGCAGTTGCGCCCGGGCACGCACTATTCAGCCCGTCAAGGCACCGCGCTGGGCCGAGCCGGCCATGTCTCCGTGCACTACGACGACGCACGCAGCAAGACATGGATTGGCGGCTCGTCGGTGACGATTGTCGACGGCACGTTTCGCTTGCCCTGA
- a CDS encoding RidA family protein, which translates to MAQTNVYDKLEELGIELPTAGAPAAAYVMSAQSGNTVYLSGHIAKKDGKVWTGKLGATLTTEEGKAAARSIAIDLLATLHAHVGDLNRVTRIVKLMSLVNSTLEFTEQHLVTNGASDLVADVFGERGKHARSAFGVAQIPLGACVEIEMIAEVE; encoded by the coding sequence ATGGCTCAAACGAATGTGTACGACAAGCTCGAGGAACTGGGCATCGAACTGCCGACCGCCGGTGCGCCGGCTGCCGCGTATGTGATGAGCGCGCAAAGCGGCAACACGGTGTATCTCTCCGGACATATCGCCAAGAAGGACGGCAAGGTGTGGACCGGCAAGCTCGGCGCCACCCTCACCACCGAGGAAGGCAAAGCCGCCGCACGCTCGATCGCCATCGACCTGCTCGCCACGCTGCACGCGCACGTCGGCGATCTGAACCGCGTCACGCGCATCGTCAAGCTGATGAGTCTCGTCAACTCGACGCTCGAGTTCACCGAACAGCATCTGGTCACCAACGGCGCGTCCGACCTGGTCGCCGACGTGTTCGGCGAACGCGGCAAGCATGCGCGTTCGGCATTCGGCGTCGCGCAGATTCCTCTCGGCGCGTGCGTCGAGATCGAGATGATCGCCGAAGTCGAGTAA
- a CDS encoding bifunctional diguanylate cyclase/phosphodiesterase — MSQSRFSDQREAKTRRDPAVSRRRALLAIPALGVLVLILLWTVIFARLSVEKEATYREAMASAAILSAALEQHTVKAIHQVDQITRFVKFEFEKTPNHFDLASTVEKGVVQSETLVQVSLIDEHGTLIANTAELNPKRIDLSDREHFKVHEHENDDQLYISKPVLGRVSGHWTLQMTRRLNHPDGSFAGVVVVSEDPSYFTTDFYNNAAIGREGVIAVISDNGTVLARRTGSTETANGVFSASGSYPTSEHVSGTYVDSIDNVTRIVSYRHIDGYPLGVLVGLSQAEEFADYNHTRNVYLMMAGFISLAMLSFFAVATGLIGKLLGREREMTHLVEYDLLTGLRNRYATLQTLRHDVAQQANLGRLAILFIDLDNFKTVNDTLGHNAGDIVLQMTASRLATAVGEGGALSRIGGDEFVVVIKGDDVEKRAVALAEAAAEAFAKPFEVRGSSFVLHASIGIALYSVANESEIDLLKKADLAMYSAKDAGKNCYQFYSPQLSHRADHLMKWEQQLRVALAEGQLFLAYQPKIDLTRRCITGFEALVRWNHPQHGLIPANEFIPVAESTGLIVPIGDFVIETACRQLALWQQQGYDTLSLAVNISAVQFWRGDLYETISHAIEESGISARRLELEITETAMMEYPELVSEKIFALKRLGVRIALDDFGTGYSSLSYLNRFSVDTLKVDRSFIQAIPGDRSVCVMVTAIVNLARSLGLTVVVEGTETEEQIAWLAALGHIEAQGFLFSRPVPVDAIPALLERFGVCGMTGRRTAHEADSTSSVSSTNT, encoded by the coding sequence ATGAGTCAATCCCGCTTCTCCGACCAGCGCGAAGCCAAAACCCGCCGCGATCCCGCAGTGTCGCGCCGACGCGCGTTGCTCGCGATTCCCGCGCTAGGCGTATTGGTCCTGATCCTGCTTTGGACAGTGATCTTCGCGCGTCTGTCGGTCGAGAAAGAAGCCACGTATCGTGAGGCCATGGCCTCTGCTGCAATTCTCTCGGCGGCGCTGGAGCAGCACACGGTCAAAGCGATTCACCAGGTCGATCAGATCACCCGCTTCGTCAAATTCGAGTTCGAGAAAACGCCGAATCATTTTGATCTCGCGAGCACGGTGGAAAAAGGCGTCGTGCAAAGCGAGACGCTGGTGCAGGTGTCCTTGATCGACGAACACGGCACGTTGATCGCCAACACCGCCGAACTCAATCCCAAGCGCATCGATCTGTCCGACCGCGAACACTTCAAGGTCCACGAACACGAGAACGACGACCAGTTGTATATCAGCAAGCCCGTGCTCGGCCGCGTGTCCGGCCACTGGACCTTGCAGATGACGCGGCGTCTGAATCATCCGGACGGCTCGTTCGCGGGCGTCGTGGTGGTCTCGGAAGATCCCAGCTATTTCACCACCGACTTCTACAACAACGCGGCGATCGGCCGCGAAGGCGTGATCGCGGTGATCTCGGACAACGGCACCGTGCTCGCGCGGCGCACCGGCAGCACCGAAACCGCCAACGGCGTATTCTCGGCGAGCGGTTCGTATCCGACCTCGGAGCATGTGTCGGGCACTTACGTCGATTCGATCGACAACGTCACGCGCATCGTGTCGTACCGGCATATCGACGGTTATCCACTCGGCGTGCTGGTGGGTCTCTCGCAAGCCGAAGAATTCGCCGACTACAACCACACGCGCAACGTCTATCTGATGATGGCGGGTTTCATCTCGCTCGCCATGCTGAGTTTCTTCGCCGTGGCCACCGGCCTGATCGGCAAACTGCTCGGCCGCGAGCGCGAGATGACGCATCTGGTCGAATACGACCTGCTCACTGGTTTGCGCAATCGCTACGCGACGCTGCAGACCCTGCGGCACGACGTGGCGCAGCAGGCCAACCTCGGCCGCCTCGCAATTCTCTTTATCGACCTCGACAACTTCAAGACCGTCAACGACACGCTCGGCCACAACGCCGGCGACATCGTGCTGCAAATGACGGCCTCGCGGCTCGCCACCGCGGTCGGCGAAGGCGGCGCGTTGAGCCGCATCGGCGGCGATGAGTTCGTCGTTGTGATCAAGGGCGACGACGTCGAGAAGCGCGCCGTCGCGCTCGCCGAAGCCGCGGCCGAAGCGTTCGCCAAGCCGTTCGAAGTGCGCGGCAGTTCGTTCGTGCTGCATGCGAGCATCGGCATCGCGCTCTACTCGGTCGCCAACGAAAGCGAGATCGACCTGCTGAAAAAAGCCGACCTCGCCATGTACAGCGCGAAGGACGCGGGCAAGAACTGCTATCAGTTCTATTCGCCGCAACTGTCGCATCGCGCGGATCATTTGATGAAGTGGGAACAGCAGTTGCGCGTGGCGCTCGCCGAAGGGCAACTGTTCCTCGCCTATCAGCCGAAGATCGATCTGACGCGCCGCTGCATTACCGGCTTCGAGGCGCTGGTGCGCTGGAATCATCCGCAGCACGGTTTGATTCCGGCCAACGAGTTCATTCCGGTTGCCGAGTCGACCGGCCTGATCGTGCCGATCGGCGACTTCGTGATCGAGACCGCGTGCCGGCAACTCGCGCTGTGGCAGCAACAGGGCTACGACACGCTGTCGCTCGCGGTGAACATCTCGGCGGTGCAATTCTGGCGCGGCGACCTGTACGAAACGATCTCGCACGCCATCGAGGAAAGCGGCATCTCCGCGCGCCGCCTCGAGCTCGAAATCACCGAAACGGCGATGATGGAATATCCCGAACTCGTTTCGGAGAAGATCTTCGCGTTGAAGCGTCTCGGCGTGCGCATCGCGCTCGACGATTTCGGCACCGGCTATTCGTCGCTGTCTTATCTGAACCGCTTCTCGGTGGACACGCTGAAGGTGGACCGTTCGTTCATCCAGGCAATTCCGGGCGACCGCAGCGTCTGCGTGATGGTCACCGCGATCGTCAATCTGGCGCGTTCGCTCGGGCTCACGGTGGTCGTCGAAGGCACGGAGACCGAAGAGCAGATCGCGTGGCTCGCCGCGCTCGGCCATATCGAGGCGCAAGGCTTCCTGTTCTCGCGTCCGGTGCCGGTGGACGCGATTCCGGCGCTGCTGGAACGCTTCGGCGTCTGCGGCATGACGGGCCGCCGCACCGCGCACGAAGCCGACAGCACCAGCAGCGTATCCAGCACCAACACCTGA
- the parE gene encoding DNA topoisomerase IV subunit B, whose product MSTKKPNAAYSEASIKVLKGLEPVKQRPGMYTRTENPLHIIQEVIDNASDEALGGHGRQITVTLHADHSVSVEDDGRGIPFGLHPEEGVPVVEIVFTRLHAGGKFDKAAGGAYTFSGGLHGVGVSVTNALSTRLDVTVWRDGKIAELSFANGDVAKDLEIRAAAKGDKKSGTRVTAWANPKYFDSPNLPLGELQRLLRSKAVLLPGVEVTLINEKTGEQQTWKYEDGLRGYLLEGMNGSDLLIPLFEGERYAENSRASEETFAEGEGAAWVVAWSEEGTLMRESYVNLIPTPAGGTHESGLRDGLYQAVKSFVELHNLQPKGVKLLAEDVFARVSFVLSAKVLDPQFQGQIKERLNSRDAVKLVSSFARPALELWLNQHVELGKKLADLVIKQAQARTRAGQKVEKRKSSGVAVLPGKLTDCESTEIGRNELFLVEGDSAGGSAKMGRDKEYQAILPLRGKVLNTWETERDRLFANNEVHDISVAIGVDPHSPDDKVDLSNLRYGKICILSDADVDGSHIQVLLLTLFFKHFPQLIERGHVCVARPPLFRVDAPARGKKPAQKLYALDEGELEAILDKLRKDGVRDTQWSISRFKGLGEMSAEQLWDTTMNPDTRRLSPVALGELDYDATVARMTMLMGKGEAASRRSWLEEKGNEVEADI is encoded by the coding sequence ATGTCTACGAAAAAGCCAAACGCCGCGTATAGCGAAGCGTCGATCAAGGTGTTGAAGGGCCTGGAGCCGGTCAAGCAACGCCCCGGGATGTACACCCGCACCGAGAATCCGCTGCACATCATTCAGGAAGTCATCGACAACGCGTCGGACGAGGCCCTCGGCGGCCACGGCCGGCAAATCACCGTGACGCTGCACGCGGACCATTCGGTCTCCGTCGAAGACGACGGCCGCGGCATCCCGTTCGGTCTGCATCCGGAAGAAGGCGTGCCGGTCGTCGAGATCGTTTTCACGCGCCTGCACGCGGGCGGCAAGTTCGACAAAGCCGCCGGCGGCGCGTACACGTTCTCGGGCGGCCTGCATGGCGTCGGCGTGTCCGTTACCAACGCGCTGTCCACGCGCCTCGACGTCACCGTGTGGCGCGACGGCAAGATCGCCGAACTGAGTTTCGCCAATGGCGATGTCGCCAAGGATCTCGAAATTCGCGCCGCCGCGAAAGGCGACAAGAAATCGGGCACGCGCGTCACCGCGTGGGCCAATCCGAAATACTTCGATTCGCCGAACCTGCCGCTCGGCGAACTGCAACGTCTGCTGCGCTCGAAAGCGGTGCTGCTGCCGGGCGTCGAAGTCACGCTGATCAACGAGAAAACCGGCGAACAGCAAACCTGGAAATATGAAGACGGTCTGCGCGGCTATCTGCTCGAAGGCATGAACGGCAGCGATCTGCTGATTCCGCTGTTCGAGGGCGAGCGCTATGCCGAAAACTCGCGCGCGAGCGAAGAGACCTTCGCCGAAGGGGAGGGCGCCGCGTGGGTCGTCGCGTGGAGCGAGGAAGGTACGCTCATGCGCGAGTCGTACGTCAACCTGATTCCGACGCCCGCGGGCGGCACGCACGAATCCGGTTTGCGCGACGGTCTGTATCAGGCGGTGAAAAGCTTTGTCGAGTTGCACAACCTGCAGCCGAAGGGCGTCAAACTTTTGGCGGAAGACGTGTTCGCGCGCGTGTCATTCGTGCTGTCGGCGAAGGTGCTCGATCCGCAATTCCAAGGGCAGATCAAGGAACGTTTGAATAGCCGCGACGCGGTCAAGCTGGTGTCGTCGTTCGCGCGGCCGGCGCTGGAATTGTGGCTGAATCAGCACGTCGAGCTCGGCAAGAAACTCGCCGACCTCGTCATCAAGCAGGCGCAGGCGCGCACGCGTGCCGGGCAGAAGGTCGAGAAGCGCAAGAGTTCGGGCGTCGCGGTGTTGCCGGGCAAGCTGACCGATTGCGAATCGACGGAAATCGGCCGCAACGAACTGTTTCTTGTCGAGGGTGACTCGGCGGGCGGCTCCGCGAAAATGGGCCGCGACAAGGAATACCAGGCCATCCTGCCGCTGCGCGGCAAGGTGCTGAACACGTGGGAAACCGAACGTGACCGCCTGTTCGCCAACAACGAGGTGCACGACATTTCGGTGGCGATCGGCGTCGATCCGCACAGTCCGGACGACAAGGTCGATCTGTCGAATTTGCGCTACGGCAAGATCTGCATTCTGTCGGACGCGGACGTCGACGGCTCGCACATTCAGGTGCTATTGCTCACGCTGTTCTTCAAGCATTTCCCGCAACTGATCGAACGTGGGCACGTGTGCGTGGCGCGTCCGCCGCTGTTCCGGGTCGACGCGCCCGCGCGCGGCAAGAAGCCGGCGCAGAAGCTGTACGCGCTCGACGAAGGCGAACTCGAAGCGATTCTCGACAAGCTGCGCAAGGACGGCGTGCGCGACACGCAATGGTCCATCAGCCGCTTCAAGGGCCTCGGCGAAATGAGCGCGGAACAGTTGTGGGACACCACGATGAACCCCGACACGCGGCGCCTCTCCCCGGTGGCGCTCGGCGAACTCGACTACGACGCCACGGTCGCGCGCATGACGATGCTGATGGGCAAGGGCGAAGCGGCGTCGCGCCGCAGCTGGCTGGAAGAAAAGGGCAACGAAGTGGAAGCGGATATCTGA
- a CDS encoding PLP-dependent aminotransferase family protein encodes MNQSDLKAPTWQLSERARKLTSSAIREILKVTERPEVISFAGGLPSPATFPAERMRAASDRILRDEPAAALQYSATEGFLPLREWIAKRYSVNGAQIRPTQVLITTGSQQALDLLGKVLVCPDSPVLVETPTYLGALQSFSMYEPRYVQVPTDEHGLVPESLTPDLTAGARLLYAQPNFQNPTGRRLPIERRRALAEFAKTAPFPVIEDDPYGALDYAGEPLPTMLSMSPDHIVHLGSFSKVLAPGLRVGYIIAPEELIFKLVQAKQATDLHTPSFTQRIVYEVIKDGFLDTHVPTIRELYRDQCAAMLASLERYMPEGVSWNRPEGGMFVWVNLPAQIDSMQLLEEAVAQNVAFVPGGPFFANEAQHNTLRLSFVTVPPAKIDEGVSRLGALIRAKI; translated from the coding sequence ATGAACCAAAGCGACTTGAAAGCCCCCACGTGGCAATTGTCCGAACGTGCACGCAAGCTCACGAGCTCGGCGATTCGCGAGATTCTGAAGGTCACGGAGCGGCCCGAAGTCATTTCGTTCGCGGGCGGCCTGCCCTCGCCGGCTACCTTCCCGGCCGAACGCATGCGCGCGGCATCGGACCGCATTCTGCGCGACGAACCCGCCGCCGCGCTGCAATACAGCGCGACCGAAGGTTTTCTGCCGCTGCGTGAATGGATCGCCAAGCGCTATTCGGTGAACGGCGCGCAGATCCGTCCGACTCAGGTGCTGATCACCACCGGCTCGCAACAGGCGCTCGACCTCCTCGGCAAGGTGCTGGTGTGCCCGGACAGCCCGGTGCTGGTCGAAACGCCGACCTACCTCGGCGCGCTGCAATCGTTCTCGATGTACGAGCCGCGTTACGTGCAAGTGCCGACCGACGAACACGGCCTCGTTCCCGAAAGCCTCACGCCCGACCTGACGGCCGGCGCCCGCCTGTTGTACGCGCAACCCAACTTCCAGAATCCGACGGGCCGCCGCCTGCCGATCGAACGCCGCCGCGCGCTCGCCGAATTCGCGAAGACCGCGCCGTTCCCGGTGATCGAAGACGATCCGTACGGCGCGCTCGACTACGCGGGCGAACCGCTGCCCACCATGCTGTCGATGTCGCCGGACCACATCGTCCATCTCGGTTCGTTCTCGAAGGTGCTGGCGCCGGGCCTGCGGGTCGGCTACATCATCGCGCCGGAAGAGTTGATCTTTAAACTCGTGCAAGCCAAGCAAGCCACCGATCTGCACACGCCGAGCTTCACGCAGCGCATCGTGTACGAAGTGATCAAGGACGGCTTCCTCGACACGCACGTGCCGACTATCCGCGAACTGTATCGCGATCAATGCGCGGCCATGCTGGCCTCGCTCGAACGCTACATGCCGGAAGGCGTAAGCTGGAACCGTCCGGAAGGCGGCATGTTCGTGTGGGTGAATCTGCCCGCGCAGATCGACAGCATGCAGTTGCTGGAAGAAGCTGTCGCGCAGAACGTCGCGTTCGTGCCGGGCGGTCCGTTCTTCGCGAACGAAGCGCAACACAACACGCTGCGCCTGTCGTTCGTGACGGTGCCGCCGGCCAAAATCGACGAAGGCGTGTCGCGTCTCGGCGCGCTGATTCGCGCGAAAATCTGA
- a CDS encoding CopD family protein: MNKAIELALFLHLLAVAVWVGGMVFAHFCLRPAIADLSPQLRLPLWESVFGRFFNWVAASVLVILLTGGFLLMQFGGGHAAWPLHAMAGLGIVMMLIFGHIRFAVFPRIRRAVQAQKWPDGARAVGTIRRLVLINIVLGVVTIGVAVLSRGF; this comes from the coding sequence ATGAACAAGGCTATCGAACTCGCGCTCTTTCTCCATCTGCTCGCGGTTGCAGTGTGGGTAGGTGGGATGGTGTTCGCGCATTTCTGTCTGCGTCCGGCAATCGCCGACCTCTCGCCTCAATTACGCTTGCCGTTGTGGGAATCGGTGTTCGGCCGCTTCTTCAATTGGGTCGCCGCCTCGGTGCTGGTGATTCTCCTCACCGGCGGATTCCTGCTAATGCAATTCGGCGGCGGGCATGCCGCCTGGCCGCTGCATGCCATGGCCGGCCTCGGCATCGTGATGATGCTGATCTTCGGGCATATCCGCTTTGCCGTGTTCCCGCGCATCCGCCGCGCGGTGCAGGCGCAAAAATGGCCGGATGGCGCGCGCGCCGTCGGCACGATCCGTCGTCTGGTACTGATCAATATCGTGCTCGGCGTGGTGACGATCGGCGTCGCGGTGCTGTCGCGCGGTTTTTGA
- a CDS encoding chromate transporter, whose protein sequence is MQMITSQDAARRGEREPLWTLFRVVFGLSALSWGGLALMAQLENHYVEREGRLSRVAFSDLIALAWMVPGPVGCNVAVQLGHALRGRAGAWVAGIASVLPFFMLMTLFAIFYRTPFVRAAASQTLLNHFSVVLATLIAITWYKQTRALVRGKLEWIAAVLGCIALFYARSPAAYVVMLGAAFGTGWFVSPVRNSRVVVSFARGDWQTLTALSVFLALFAMPLPHRYELALLWPRLAGAGMTLFGGGFSALPVLKTLFVTPAIGVSDNDFTLAFSLSPLSPGPLLNVVPFFGYLVDGWVGALIATLALFVPSGCLVVLAQRHLHQLKANPRFEHGMRILRAVTTAFLAVAVLRIAAHVPFKPIYLLTALFSAMCFAKLKVPVYVVYGTVAVVCGLWLAYGALI, encoded by the coding sequence ATGCAGATGATCACGAGCCAGGATGCTGCCAGACGAGGCGAACGGGAACCGCTATGGACGCTGTTCCGGGTCGTGTTCGGCCTGTCCGCGTTGTCATGGGGCGGCCTCGCGCTCATGGCGCAACTTGAAAACCATTATGTCGAGCGTGAAGGACGCCTCTCGCGCGTCGCTTTCTCCGATCTGATCGCGCTCGCCTGGATGGTGCCCGGACCGGTGGGCTGCAACGTCGCCGTGCAACTCGGGCATGCGCTGCGCGGACGCGCCGGCGCCTGGGTCGCGGGCATTGCCAGCGTCCTGCCCTTCTTCATGCTGATGACGCTGTTCGCGATCTTCTACCGCACGCCGTTCGTGCGCGCCGCCGCCTCGCAGACCTTGCTCAATCACTTCAGTGTCGTGCTGGCCACACTGATCGCGATCACCTGGTACAAACAGACGCGTGCGCTAGTGCGCGGCAAACTCGAATGGATCGCGGCGGTGCTGGGTTGCATCGCGCTGTTCTATGCGCGCAGTCCGGCCGCTTATGTCGTCATGCTCGGGGCGGCCTTCGGCACTGGCTGGTTCGTGAGCCCGGTACGCAATTCGCGCGTCGTCGTGTCATTCGCGCGCGGCGACTGGCAGACGCTGACCGCCCTGAGCGTGTTTCTTGCGTTGTTCGCGATGCCGTTGCCGCATCGCTATGAGCTCGCGCTGTTGTGGCCGCGGCTTGCGGGTGCCGGCATGACGTTGTTCGGCGGCGGCTTCTCGGCGTTGCCGGTGCTCAAGACGCTGTTCGTCACGCCGGCGATCGGCGTCTCCGATAACGACTTCACGCTGGCGTTTTCGCTGTCGCCGCTGTCGCCCGGACCGCTATTGAACGTGGTGCCGTTCTTCGGCTATCTGGTGGATGGCTGGGTGGGCGCGCTGATTGCCACGCTCGCGCTGTTCGTGCCGTCGGGGTGCCTCGTCGTGCTGGCGCAGCGGCATCTGCATCAGTTGAAGGCCAATCCGCGCTTCGAGCACGGTATGCGGATCCTGCGCGCCGTCACCACCGCGTTTCTCGCGGTGGCCGTGTTACGCATTGCCGCGCATGTGCCGTTCAAACCAATTTATCTGCTAACCGCGCTGTTCTCCGCCATGTGCTTCGCCAAGCTGAAGGTGCCGGTGTACGTGGTGTACGGGACGGTAGCAGTGGTGTGCGGGCTGTGGCTCGCGTATGGCGCGCTGATCTAG
- the parC gene encoding DNA topoisomerase IV subunit A translates to MDDDNTLDLFTEPPPPEGDFLTLGNYAERAYLDYAVSVVKGRALPDVCDGQKPVQRRILFAMNDMGLSDNAKPVKSARVVGDVLGKYHPHGDQSAYDALVRLAQDFSMRYPLIDGQGNFGSRDGDGAAAMRYTEARLTPIAKLLLDEIGQGTVDFMKNYDGEFDEPRLLPARLPFVLLNGASGIAVGLATEIPSHNLREVVAATVAMIRNPKIEHAELMQHIAGPDFPGGAQIISSDAEISAAYESGRGSLKVRARWKIEELARGQWQLVITELPPNTAAQKVLEEIEEQTNPKIKLGKKALTPEQLQTKQTMLALLDAVRDESGRDAPVRLVFEPKSSRIDQTDFVNTLLAHTSLESNASLNMVMVGGDGRPRQKGLGEILHEWIAFRFATVTRRTRHRLSKVDDRIHILEGRMIVFLNIDEVIRIIRESDEPKVALMAAFGLSDRQTEDILEIRLRQLARLEKIKIEKELAELKDEKAKLEELLGSESAMKRLLIKEIEGDAKQYGDERRTLIQQEKRATFETRVVDEPVTVVVSQKGWVRALKGHGLDVAGFTFKAGDGLYAAFQCRTPDTLVAWGSNGRVYSVAVATLPGGRGDGVPVTSLIELESGSHLMHYYAASADQALLLASSNGFGFVAKVGDMVSRVKAGKSFMTIDAGAAPLAPMPMLPDATHIACLSSGGRLLVFGLDEMKTLSGGGRGVTLMGLDDTETLAQALSINNAGVVLIGTRRGGRVDEEKVSGAALAPHIGKRARKGRAPESKMKLESMRPVLAV, encoded by the coding sequence ATGGACGACGATAACACTCTCGACCTTTTCACCGAGCCGCCGCCCCCGGAGGGCGACTTTCTCACGCTCGGCAATTACGCGGAACGCGCGTACCTCGACTATGCGGTGAGCGTGGTCAAGGGCCGCGCGCTGCCGGATGTGTGCGACGGCCAGAAGCCGGTGCAGCGCCGCATCCTGTTCGCGATGAACGACATGGGTCTGTCCGACAACGCGAAACCGGTCAAGTCGGCGCGCGTGGTCGGCGACGTGCTCGGTAAGTATCACCCGCACGGCGACCAGTCCGCGTACGACGCGCTGGTGCGTCTCGCGCAAGACTTTTCGATGCGCTATCCGCTGATCGACGGCCAGGGCAATTTTGGTTCGCGCGACGGCGACGGCGCGGCGGCAATGCGGTACACGGAAGCGCGCCTTACGCCGATCGCCAAATTGCTGCTCGATGAAATCGGCCAGGGCACGGTCGATTTCATGAAAAACTACGACGGCGAATTCGACGAGCCGAGGCTGCTGCCCGCGCGCTTGCCGTTCGTGTTGCTGAACGGCGCATCGGGTATTGCGGTCGGATTGGCCACGGAAATCCCATCGCACAATCTGCGCGAAGTGGTGGCGGCGACAGTCGCGATGATCCGCAATCCGAAGATCGAACACGCGGAATTGATGCAGCACATCGCCGGGCCGGATTTCCCGGGCGGCGCTCAGATCATTTCGAGCGATGCCGAGATTTCCGCCGCGTACGAAAGCGGCCGCGGCAGCCTGAAGGTGCGGGCCCGCTGGAAGATCGAGGAACTCGCGCGTGGTCAGTGGCAACTGGTGATCACCGAATTGCCGCCGAACACCGCGGCGCAGAAGGTGCTCGAAGAAATCGAAGAGCAGACCAACCCGAAGATCAAGCTCGGCAAGAAGGCGCTCACTCCCGAGCAATTGCAAACCAAGCAGACCATGCTGGCGTTGCTGGATGCCGTGCGCGACGAGTCTGGCCGCGACGCGCCCGTGCGACTCGTGTTCGAGCCGAAGTCGAGCCGCATCGACCAGACCGATTTCGTCAACACGCTGCTTGCGCATACGAGCCTCGAATCGAATGCGTCGCTCAATATGGTCATGGTCGGTGGTGACGGCCGGCCGCGTCAGAAGGGCTTGGGCGAAATCCTGCACGAGTGGATCGCGTTCCGCTTCGCCACGGTAACGCGCCGCACGCGGCATCGTTTGTCGAAGGTGGACGATCGGATTCACATCCTCGAAGGCCGGATGATCGTCTTTTTGAATATCGACGAAGTCATCCGCATCATTCGCGAATCGGACGAACCGAAGGTCGCGTTGATGGCCGCGTTCGGTTTGTCCGATCGGCAGACCGAGGACATTCTTGAAATCCGGCTGCGTCAGTTGGCGCGGCTCGAGAAGATCAAGATCGAGAAGGAACTGGCCGAACTTAAAGACGAGAAGGCCAAGCTGGAAGAACTGCTCGGCAGCGAATCGGCAATGAAGCGTCTGCTCATCAAGGAAATCGAAGGCGACGCCAAGCAGTACGGCGACGAGCGCCGCACGCTGATCCAGCAGGAAAAGCGCGCGACGTTCGAAACGCGTGTGGTCGACGAACCGGTGACGGTCGTGGTGTCGCAGAAGGGTTGGGTGCGCGCGCTGAAGGGCCACGGGCTCGACGTGGCGGGCTTCACGTTCAAGGCCGGCGACGGACTGTATGCGGCGTTCCAGTGCCGCACGCCTGACACGCTGGTCGCGTGGGGCAGCAACGGCCGCGTCTACTCGGTCGCGGTGGCGACGCTGCCGGGCGGCCGCGGTGACGGCGTGCCGGTCACGTCGCTGATCGAACTGGAGTCGGGCAGTCATCTGATGCATTACTACGCGGCGTCCGCGGATCAGGCGTTGCTGCTTGCTTCGAGCAACGGCTTCGGCTTCGTCGCCAAGGTCGGCGATATGGTGAGCCGCGTGAAGGCAGGCAAGTCGTTCATGACGATCGACGCCGGCGCCGCGCCGCTCGCGCCGATGCCGATGCTGCCGGACGCGACGCACATTGCGTGTCTTTCCTCGGGCGGCCGTCTGCTGGTGTTCGGCCTCGACGAGATGAAGACGCTCTCGGGCGGCGGCCGCGGCGTCACGCTGATGGGGCTCGACGACACGGAAACGCTCGCGCAGGCGCTCTCTATCAACAACGCGGGTGTCGTGTTGATCGGCACGCGCCGTGGCGGCCGTGTCGATGAAGAAAAGGTGAGCGGTGCAGCGCTCGCGCCGCATATCGGCAAGCGGGCGCGCAAGGGCCGCGCGCCTGAGAGCAAGATGAAGCTCGAAAGTATGCGTCCGGTGCTGGCCGTTTAA